One genomic window of Nitrospirota bacterium includes the following:
- a CDS encoding type II secretion system protein — protein sequence MRPRSSRGFTLLEVMIALAIVGGLLVTLLYTLGYHLDVAARQEAATVATMLAKNKLTDFKEDPTEESGSFPEPFEDFRFRVQRLASPYPGVLRVKVTVTGRGEEVSLSEFMLAETTGAG from the coding sequence ATGAGGCCGCGGAGCAGTAGGGGCTTCACCCTTCTGGAGGTCATGATTGCCCTGGCCATCGTCGGGGGGCTTCTCGTCACCCTCCTTTACACCCTCGGCTATCACCTGGACGTGGCCGCCCGCCAGGAGGCCGCCACGGTGGCCACCATGCTCGCCAAGAACAAGCTCACGGACTTCAAAGAGGACCCCACCGAGGAGTCGGGCTCCTTCCCCGAGCCCTTCGAGGACTTCCGCTTCCGGGTGCAGAGGCTCGCCTCCCCCTACCCCGGCGTGCTCCGGGTGAAGGTGACCGTCACGGGCAGGGGCGAGGAGGTGTCCCTGAGCGAGTTCATGCTGGCCGAGACGACGGGAGCCGGTTGA